From Pseudomonas sp. StFLB209, a single genomic window includes:
- a CDS encoding metallophosphoesterase yields the protein MFHVYLSVAYLYVLWRFVMPLPISAAWRLLLGAALLAISKYHLILIGVFGNMFSPEMPRAAVIAAGWLFCAFVLLMVLTLLADVIGVAFSLARKTALNTFFGVRLRGAIAVLALMLSAIGVHEAIQVPEVRRLEVEVKDLPKSMDGLRVVQLTDLHISKLFQADWVEQVVARTNALKPDAILITGDLIDGTVEARRSDVAPLRNLRAPLGVIAIPGNHEYYFDCDRWGAEFTRLGLKVLFNEHVLLQRGEGSVVVAGVTDEAAPSFGFPGPDLNRALSGSPKDVPTILLKHRPVGAAAAAAAGVSLQLSGHTHGGMILGLDQVARYANQGFIAGKYDVGGMTLYLNNGTALWNGFPIRLGVPAEITEIVLRSSPSDATTAN from the coding sequence GTGTTCCACGTCTATCTCTCTGTTGCTTATCTCTATGTGCTGTGGCGCTTTGTCATGCCGTTGCCGATCAGCGCTGCCTGGCGGTTGTTGTTGGGTGCTGCGCTTCTGGCTATTTCCAAATATCACCTGATTCTCATCGGCGTTTTCGGGAACATGTTCTCGCCCGAGATGCCACGCGCTGCGGTGATTGCTGCAGGCTGGCTGTTTTGCGCTTTCGTCCTTCTCATGGTGTTGACGCTGCTGGCCGACGTGATCGGTGTTGCGTTCTCATTGGCGCGCAAGACAGCGTTGAACACGTTCTTCGGTGTTCGACTTAGGGGCGCCATTGCAGTATTGGCGTTGATGCTGTCGGCTATCGGCGTTCATGAAGCTATCCAGGTACCGGAGGTGCGCCGGCTAGAGGTTGAAGTCAAGGATCTACCCAAATCGATGGATGGCCTTAGAGTCGTTCAGCTGACAGACCTTCACATCAGCAAGCTTTTCCAAGCGGACTGGGTCGAGCAAGTCGTTGCTCGCACGAACGCTCTCAAGCCTGACGCGATTCTAATCACCGGGGATCTCATCGACGGCACCGTTGAAGCTCGACGCAGCGACGTTGCGCCATTGCGTAACCTGCGTGCTCCGCTTGGAGTGATCGCAATCCCCGGGAATCACGAGTACTACTTTGACTGCGACCGCTGGGGTGCTGAGTTTACGCGCTTGGGTCTCAAAGTACTTTTCAACGAGCACGTTCTGCTCCAACGGGGTGAGGGCAGCGTGGTTGTCGCAGGTGTAACGGATGAAGCAGCACCTTCGTTTGGTTTTCCCGGCCCGGATCTAAATCGAGCGCTGTCTGGTTCCCCTAAGGATGTCCCCACGATTCTTCTTAAGCACCGGCCAGTCGGCGCTGCTGCAGCTGCGGCAGCGGGTGTCAGTCTGCAGCTTTCCGGGCATACCCATGGGGGGATGATACTCGGCCTAGATCAGGTGGCTCGATACGCGAATCAGGGGTTCATCGCTGGAAAATATGACGTTGGAGGAATGACGTTGTACCTGAACAATGGGACGGCCTTATGGAACGGCTTTCCAATCCGACTAGGCGTTCCCGCCGAGATCACTGAGATCGTGCTGAGATCGAGCCCGTCGGATGCGACCACTGCCAACTAG
- a CDS encoding LysR family transcriptional regulator: MPVLPTSRLSRADLADLNSFLAVERLRSFTQAAVELGITTSALSHSVRNLEARLGVRLLNRTSRTVSPTDAGAVLAKRLTVGFTEISAALAALDNHRDRPSGRLRLNVLCDGARLLLSEYLPRFLEAYPDVSVEVAVDDKMVDIVSAGFDAGVRFGDTIPEDFIAVRISDPLRWVAVASPKYLNTRPRIEVPEDLKDQNCIQIRTGNGVIYRWDFEKDGDHRTIDVPGQLCSNETTFGVEMALAHCGITYCLEARVRSYLDRGELQVVLPDWAPIEPAFHIYYPGRRQMPPGLRELIDTLRLGITS, encoded by the coding sequence ATGCCTGTACTTCCCACCAGCCGACTGTCACGAGCAGATCTCGCAGATTTGAATTCTTTCCTAGCAGTAGAACGGCTCAGGAGCTTCACTCAGGCGGCTGTGGAGTTGGGGATAACGACGTCTGCATTAAGTCACTCGGTTCGAAACCTGGAGGCGCGGCTCGGCGTCAGGTTGCTTAATCGCACGAGCAGAACCGTTTCCCCTACTGACGCTGGTGCCGTTCTCGCCAAACGGCTAACCGTTGGGTTTACCGAGATAAGTGCCGCGCTGGCCGCGCTGGATAACCATCGTGATCGCCCATCTGGTCGACTGCGACTGAACGTGTTGTGTGACGGTGCCAGACTTCTTCTCTCTGAATACCTCCCTCGCTTTCTTGAGGCTTATCCTGATGTCTCGGTCGAGGTTGCCGTGGATGACAAGATGGTGGATATCGTATCTGCGGGATTCGATGCGGGCGTCAGGTTTGGCGACACGATCCCGGAGGATTTCATCGCCGTACGGATAAGCGACCCGCTTCGCTGGGTTGCAGTGGCTTCTCCAAAGTACCTGAACACACGGCCTCGGATAGAGGTTCCAGAAGACCTCAAAGACCAGAATTGCATTCAGATTCGCACAGGTAATGGCGTCATCTACCGATGGGATTTTGAAAAGGATGGTGACCACAGAACCATTGATGTACCGGGCCAGCTTTGCTCAAACGAGACCACGTTCGGTGTGGAGATGGCACTCGCACATTGCGGTATCACGTATTGCCTGGAGGCGCGGGTTCGTTCCTACCTGGATCGCGGAGAATTGCAGGTAGTTTTGCCCGATTGGGCCCCTATTGAACCGGCTTTCCACATCTACTACCCCGGGCGTCGTCAGATGCCACCAGGTCTTCGAGAGCTAATAGATACCCTTAGACTTGGAATCACGTCCTAG
- a CDS encoding efflux transporter outer membrane subunit, giving the protein MSRARAFGAITCSCLAVALAGCNLQPSYEAPEPAIANSFPSGSAYQGGLVQPPNNGAQQARAEQPASEVGWREFFRDQRLQALIALALRNNQDLEIAMLNVEVARAQYRITRSQLLPYVDAAASASRERTPSNLSSDGAELSTEYSVGLNVSWELDFFGRIASLKDEALAQYFSLAQTRKAAEMLLVSQVANQYLAMLGSDDQLAVTRSTLKNAEESYRITKLSFDNGIATELDLHQSQGIVEQVSASLEAYTRARAQDENALVLLIGQPIPEGLPVGLSLSDQALLSDIPAGLPSQLLKRRPDIAAAEQSLIAANASIGAARAAFFPTVSLTGSYGTLSPSTRGLFQGGQGAWSVVPQISVPIFAGGANRANLDAAQVQKRIEVANYQKVIQVAFREVSDGLAARRTYDRQIQYLQQYESTQTRRLELSDLRYRSGVDGYLSVLEAQTDLFDANQSLVAARVSRASNLVSLYKALGGGWTEGTSVSATDASIVN; this is encoded by the coding sequence ATGTCGAGGGCAAGAGCCTTTGGAGCGATTACCTGTTCATGCCTCGCAGTCGCGCTGGCTGGATGTAATCTTCAGCCCTCATATGAGGCGCCGGAGCCTGCGATCGCTAACAGCTTTCCATCGGGATCGGCTTATCAGGGCGGGCTCGTACAGCCGCCCAACAATGGCGCGCAGCAGGCAAGAGCAGAGCAGCCTGCCAGTGAAGTAGGGTGGCGTGAGTTTTTTCGCGATCAGCGACTGCAAGCACTCATCGCACTGGCTTTGCGGAACAATCAAGACCTTGAGATCGCCATGCTGAATGTGGAGGTCGCCCGGGCTCAATATCGGATCACACGCTCCCAGTTACTGCCGTATGTGGATGCAGCTGCTTCAGCATCAAGGGAGCGAACGCCTAGCAACCTTTCGAGCGACGGGGCAGAGCTGTCAACCGAGTATTCAGTGGGACTTAATGTCTCGTGGGAGCTGGATTTCTTCGGTCGGATCGCAAGCCTGAAGGATGAGGCATTGGCGCAATATTTCTCCTTAGCTCAGACGCGCAAAGCCGCTGAGATGCTCTTGGTATCACAGGTGGCGAACCAGTACTTGGCAATGCTAGGGAGCGACGATCAGCTTGCAGTGACCCGATCCACGTTAAAGAACGCTGAGGAGTCATACCGCATCACGAAACTCAGTTTTGATAACGGTATCGCGACCGAGCTCGATCTTCATCAGTCCCAAGGCATCGTAGAACAGGTATCCGCCAGCCTTGAGGCCTATACGCGGGCGCGCGCCCAGGATGAAAATGCGCTGGTTCTACTGATCGGTCAGCCCATCCCTGAAGGGCTTCCAGTTGGGTTGTCTCTATCCGATCAGGCGCTATTGTCCGACATCCCGGCCGGCCTGCCGTCCCAACTACTAAAGCGCCGTCCAGACATAGCAGCGGCGGAGCAGTCGCTTATTGCCGCCAATGCGAGTATTGGCGCCGCACGCGCGGCATTCTTTCCGACCGTATCGCTCACTGGCAGCTACGGCACTCTATCGCCCTCGACCCGGGGCTTGTTTCAGGGCGGGCAGGGGGCATGGAGCGTTGTGCCGCAAATATCCGTACCTATCTTCGCAGGAGGTGCCAACAGGGCGAATCTCGATGCCGCCCAGGTTCAGAAGCGCATAGAGGTTGCCAACTATCAAAAGGTGATCCAGGTAGCCTTTCGCGAGGTGTCAGACGGGCTTGCAGCCCGACGCACCTATGACCGGCAGATTCAGTACCTGCAGCAGTATGAGAGCACACAGACCCGGCGTCTTGAGCTGTCCGACCTGCGATACCGCAGCGGCGTCGATGGCTATCTTTCGGTACTGGAAGCCCAGACGGATTTGTTTGACGCCAACCAGAGTCTTGTAGCTGCTCGGGTATCACGGGCCAGCAACCTGGTGTCGCTCTACAAGGCGTTGGGAGGTGGATGGACGGAGGGCACTTCAGTCTCGGCAACAGACGCCTCCATTGTGAACTAG